TTGGAGTGGTCTGAGATTCTTGCAGTCTTTGCTCGATTTCGGAATGCAGTATGGTCTGGTTTCGAGGGAGACTAAGATGCTTGGCGTTAGGATGGTGCTGAAGAGCGTGGTGTCAGCTGGGTGGATTGTGGTTTTTGGGGCATTCTATGCAAGAATTTGGTCACAAAGGAATGCTGATCGGGGGTGGTCTGCAGCAACAAATAGGAGGATTGTGAATTTCCTTGAGGTCGCTTTGGTGTTTATTGTTCCAGAGATTTTGGCTTTGGCTCTGTTCATATTGCCCTGGATCCGAAATTTCCTCGAGAATACTAATTGGAGGATATTTTATATGCTGTCCTGGTGGTTCCAGAGTCGGACATTTGTGGGTAGGGGTCTGAGGGAAGGGCTGGTTGACAATATAAAGTATACTTTCTTCTGGGTTGTGGTACTTGCCACAAAGTTTGCCTTCAGTTACTTCATGCAGATCAAACCTATGATTGTTCCGACGAAGGCTTTGTTGGACCTAAAAAATGTTAACTATGAGTGGCACGAGTTTTTCAGCAGAAGCAACAGGTTTGCAGTTGGCCTGATTTGGCTTCCTGTGGTTGTGATTTACTTCATGGATATTCAGATCTGGTATTCAATCTACTCTGCAATTGTTGGTGTGGGAGTTGGCTTATTTGAGCACTTGGGTGAGATTCGGAATATGCAACAGTTACGTTTGAGGTTTCAGTTCTTTGCTAGTGCAATTCAATTCAATTTGATGCCTGAAGAGCAGCTACTGCATGCTAGGGGTTCATTGAAAAGTAAGTTCAGGGATGCCATCAATCGATTGAAGCTGCGCTATGGTTTTGGCCGGCCCTTTAAGAAGCTTGAGTCCAATCAGGTGGAGGCAAATAAGTTTGCCTTGATATGGAATgagattatcttgatattcaGGGAGGAAGACATCATTAGTGATCATGAGGTTGAGTTGTTGGAACTGCCACAGAATACCTGGAATGTCCGGGTGATCCGTTGGCCATGTTTACTTCTTTGTAATGAGCTGCTTCTTGCTCTTAGCCAGGCTAAGGAACTGGTGGATGCCCCTGACAAATGGCTTTGGTTCAAGGTATCCAAGAATGAGTACAGGCGTTGTGCCGTCATTGAATCTTATGACAGTGTCAGGCACTTCCTCTTGGAGATTGTCAAACGCAACACTGAGGAGCATTCCATCATCAGGACCTTCTTCCAAGAAATTGATGAGTGGATTCAGATGGAGAAGTTCACAAAACAGTACAAGATGACTGCACTGCCGCAGATTCATGATAAGCTTGTCAAACTTCTTGATTTAGTGCTCAAGCCAAAGACAGATGTTAATAAAGTTGTCAATGCTTTACAAGCTCTCTATGAGACTGCTATTCGAGATTTTCTCAAAGAGCAGAGGAGTCCTGATCAACTGAGGGAAGATGGTTTGGCTCCACAGAGGCCAGCTTCCAGTTCTGGACTGCTTTTTGAGAATTCAGTTGAGTTACCTGGTCAAGATAATGAGATATTCTATCGCCAGGCTCGTCGCTTGTACAAGATTCTCACATCTCATGATTCAATGCTCAAAGTTCCAGCAAATCTTGAGGCAAGACGTCGAATTGCATTCTTTAGCAACTCATTATTTATGAATATGCCCCATGCTCCCCAGGTTGAGAAAATGATGGCTTTCAGTGTTTTGACTCCCTACTACAACGAAGAAGTGCTATACAGCAAGGAACAACTTCGTACTGAGAATGAAGATGGGATCTCTACGCTCTATTATCTGCAGACAATTTATTCTGATGAttggaagaatttcttggagaggaTGAAGCGAGAAGGAATGGTGGATGAGAAAGAACTATGGACAATGAAGATAAGAGATCTTCGCCTTTGGGCATCGTACAGAGGCCAGACGCTTGCCCGTACTGTGAGAGGAATGATGTATTATTATCGGGCACTTAAAATGCTGGCCTTTCTAGATTCTGCCTCAGAGATGGACATCAGGGAAGGAGCCCGTGAACTTGGTTCCATGAGACGTAATGATAGCATGGATCATTACAGCTCTGAAATGTCGCCCTCTGGGAGAAGCTTGAGCAGAACAAGTAGCTCAGTGAGTTTATTATTCAAAGGCCACGAGTATGGGACTGCTTTGATGAAGTTCACTTATGTTGTAGCGTGTCAGATATATGGGTCTCAGAAGGCCAAAAAAGATCCCCATGCAGATGATATCCTGTACTTGATGCAAAATAATGAAGCACTTCGGGTTGCTTATGTGGATGAGGTAACTGTTGGGAGGGATGAGAAGGCGTATTACTCAGTTCTTGTGAAGTATGACCCGCAGTTGCAAAAAGAAGTTGAGATCTATCGAGTCCAGTTGCCTGGTCCCTTGAAGCTTGGAGAGGGAAAGCCAGAGAACCAGAACCATGCCTTCATCTTCACTAGGGGAGATGCCGTTCAAACTATAGACATGAACCAAGATAACTATTTTGAGGAGGCACTTAAAATGCGGAACCTATTGGAGGAATTCAGACGCCGCTATGGTATTAGAAAGCCTACTATTCTTGGAGTTCGTGAACATATTTTCACTGGCTCTGTCTCATCACTTGCATGGTTTATGTCCGCCCAGGAGATGAGTTTTGTAACATTGGGCCAGCGTGTGTTGGCTAATCCTTTGAAAATCCGAATGCATTACGGCCACCCTGATGTGTTTGATAGGTTTTGGTTTTTAACACGAGGTGGCATAAGCAAAGCTTCAAGAGTTATCAACATCAGTGAGGATATCTTTGCTGGCTTCAACTGCACTTTGCGAGGTGGTAATGTCACTCACCATGAGTACATTCAAGTTGGCAAGGGAAGAGATGTTGGTTTAAATCAAGTCTCAATGTTTGAAGCCAAGGTTGCTAGTGGGAATGGCGAGCAAGTTCTGAGCAGAGATGTGTATAGATTGGGTCATAGGCTGGATTTCTTCAGGATGCTTTCATTCTTCTATTCTACTGTTGGATTCTTTTTCAATACAATGATGATTGTCCTAACCGTTTATGCATTTTTGTGGGGCCGGCTGTATTTGGCACTTGGTGGAGTAGAGGGTTCTGCTAATAGTAAAACCAACAATAATAGAGCACTTGCTACAATCTTGAACCAACAGTTCATCATCCAACTTGGTATCTTCACCGCCTTACCAATGATTGTGGAGAATTCTCTTGAGCATGGTTTCCTTAACGCTGTTTGGGAATTCATAACAATGCAGCTTCAGCTTTCATCTGTATTCTACACATTTTCCATGGGAACTCGTGCCCATTACTTTGGACGAACTATTCTCCATGGTGGCGCAAAATACCGGGCAACAGGGCGTGGTTTTGTGGTTCAGCATAAGAGCTTTGCTGAAAACTATAGATTGTATGCACGTAGCCACTTTGTGAAGGCAATTGAGCTGGGACTAATACTCACTGTTTATGCTTCATACAGCCCTATAGCCAAGGGAACTCTTGTTTATATATTACTGACTATCTCAAGTTGGTTCCTGGTGGTGTCCTGGTTATTGGCACCGTTTGTGTTCAATCCTTTGGGATTTGATTGGTTAAAGACCGTTtatgattttgatgattttatGAATTGGATTTGGTACAGAGGTGGTGTGTTTGCAAAAGCCGAACAAAGCTGGGAACAGTGGTGGTACGAGGAACAGGATCATTTGAGGACGACTGGTCTTTGGGGGAAAGTACTGGAAATAATTTTGGACCTGCGCTTCTTCTTTTTCCAGTATGGCATTGTATATCAGCTGGGTATTGCTGCTGGAAGTAAGAGCATTCTGGTTTACTTGCTTTCCTGGATCTTTGTGGTGGTGGCTCTTGGACTTTATCTGATTGTAGCATATGCTCGGGACAAATACTCTGCCAAGGAGCATATCTACTATCGTCTGGTTCAGTTCCTTGTTGTTATTCTGGTCATTGTTGTGATCATTGCATTGCTGGAATTTACACATTTCAAATTTGGTGATCTGTTCATAAGCTTGTTGGCTTTTGTTCCTACTGGTTGGGGATTCATTTTGATCGCCCAAGTTCTAAGACCCTTCTTGCAAAAAACCATGATCTGGGACATAGTTGTATCTGTTGCCCGCTTGTAtgacatcatgtttgctgtgATTGTCTTGGCTCCAGTAGCAGTTTTGTCATGGTTGCCTGGTTTCCAGTCAATGCAGACAAGGATTCTGTTCAATGAAGCATTTAGTAGGGGTCTGCAGATATTCCAGATCATAACAGGGAAAAAACCAAAGGGTGACGTGTAATTTGAGGTAATGTTTACCTTTAATATTGTTGTCTTCAAATGTCTTGTCTCTTTTCGTTGTCGTGTGGCCCATATCAATGTCATTCTTTGGGTTTACACAACTTGATTGCTTACCCTAGTCTCAAAGTCTGTCCTTCCTGATTATATTACTAGCATAGTATGATTTCTGTTCTTTGGCATTGCGAGTTTCAACTGACTTCAGATATTTATTCTTTTGCAGATGTTGGCATTAGGCCATGTGTTACGACCATATGGTGGCTTTGCTGTTGTCTTGGAGTTTCTGCACAAAATGTGACATTGTGTGTCAAATTGCTTCTCACTATGGTATATTTAATCTTACTTGTTTTGTCTTTGCCCTATTTGTTTTGCCCAATATTGTATCCTAGCTCCCATCGTAGGATTTAGTTGCTAGTAGCTTTTTTGGAGAAATATGACATAATTGTATCCTAGCGGGAAGTTCAATCTGTCCTACTTTGTTTAGTTCTCATAATTTCTCCAATAGTCTTTGTAAATAGTCATGCTGTTCAATAAAATTGgatttttgctatttttttttagcttattttgaattttggGATCCTCCGCATGTATGCCCACCTCGCTGGTTTAATACAACTAGACTTGGTCCTCCTCTACGTGATGATGGCTAGAAAAAGAGATTTATAAAACATAATAACAGTTTTTCTGGATAGCGCCCTGTCTTTTGTCACAATTGCTGTGGTCAAACTAGGGAGATGCGGCTGAGTGATTTATTTGGTTTTGTCAGTTGTCTCTCCAGACTTTGAGGGCAGAGAACTGGGCTACACTTTCTGTAGCATCATTACAAAAGAAGCCTGCTGCAGTAGGCAGTAGACAGTTGTCTAACTGGATCACCTGAGCTCTGGGTTTGTTCGGGGGCTCTGCATATGGGGCATAATTTACTTAGAATTTGTGAAACCTTAACATGGATGCTCTATTCTTTCTGCATTACTTACTTTAGTAGAAGTTATCATGTTTCCCAAAAGCTACTCTGACCTTCGGGATTATGGATATTATAGTTTATTCTCAGTAATAAACATGTTTGTTCTGCATAATAATCCATTTGGTGTTCTCCCTGTGGTTTGCTCATCCAGTTCATATGTAATGTTCTTACAGCATCTCTACAGCTTATAGTAATACTTGTCTGTCATACAAGATCTTCAGATGTTTATTGTAGTCTCTCTGAAACAAATAATATGCCGCACCTTTGGCTGTTTTGCCATGGTTTGTATATTTGGTCTTTGGTAATGAGTTGCTTCTTCCTTGATCCGTTGAAAGATCAAGTTAAGTCCTCCTTAAACCGACCACGTTTCAGAAACACATCCACGGGTTAAATATAGATGATCTATCCTTTTGACTTGCTACCTTGCATAATCGATTGTCTTCTTAATCATAATCCAGCTATAACGCTTCCTATCTGTCTCCCAAACCTTTTAAGATTTCATTCGTCTAATCCAGAGGCAGGTTAGAACttattcttttttccaaaagaaGGAACAAGCATATATCACTGTTTGTGTGCCTGGAGTGCGTCTTACAAACATGGAATAAACTTGAGGGACCACGTAGAGAGATGGATTATGAGGTTTCTGAATCTAGAGTTGTGATAGAAGTGATAATTTGGTTCTTCCTACCTAATTTCTCTTTTGAAACTCTCCTTGTCTCCCTGCAATCAATATATGATGTTATTGGTTGTTTTTGTGCAGGTTTAGAGTTGGACTGAAGATTAGGTACCGTACAGGACTTGACACCCTAGCTTTGTTTTCTATTTGTAGAGCTTCTTGTGTGCATTGTAGCAGCAGCTTTACTATAATGTGTCTGTTGATTCCGGTGTTGGAGGGGCAGAGGCACTAACTGGTTTTTCATCAATGCTAGATTTCATCTACTGTTGTAATTACGCTTGTTTTTTCCACGCAAATTTCTAGTGCCCAGATGGGGAACTTGTCATTCATTTTTAATACCCCAGGATTCCTAGTGTGCAGAGCTTACTTAAGCATATAATTTGGTTGTTACACAAATAGATTGTCAAACAACATAGAAATTAGCATTTGAATTCATGAGTTGTTGCAGTATAAACATCGTTTAAATTGACTTCCATTCAATTGAATACACCCAATTTTCATCACTTCTACAGAAAACTTTCATGATCTTATCTTTCGGCCCCATATTTTACACTTCCCCAATGTCTATTATTGCTTCTCATTAAGACTCAAACCTGCGAGTGGACTAATAACATCCACATGGCATATTTTTGGGCCCCTAGAGACCGCTCTAGCTGAAGACCAAAGGTCTGGACCAGGAAAGTTCTATACATGCAGACTCCGGATTGTTCATGGGCACCTGATATTTGGCACCAATTTCTTGCATTAGACTTTTGGGGCCAATTGTGTTCGCTACTTCTTAGAAATGATACATTTTATTTGAACCAATAACTTAATATGGATTTTAAGTAAACATAATTCCAACAAGTAAATATGAATGTAGGCTTACTTTTATGGTACATTTATTTGAACCAATAACAAATCTCCCCCCTgcgtttctttttctctttcattttcttttttaaggccatttcattaaaaatatatttgcatGGGTGCCTCTAAATTATCTGCTTGGACAATATTAAGTCGGAATAGCAAGATCCAACCCAATATATTTCCTctaataagaaatttttatgTACCCAACCAATTGCTAGGAATCCGATGGAAAGTATCTTGCCAAATTTCTTCTTTAGGCTCAATTTTGGTTTAGGTTCTTGTGGTTTAATAACCACTAAAGTTGATCCAGTTGCCAAAAAAGGGCTCCTAGAATTCAAATCTTAAATCTTGAATCTAATAGTTTGGGGGTGAGAAAGTTATGAGGAGGGAAGAGAGAGTAAaagacaaaaattttaaaaaatgtcaCGGTCAAATTTAATTAGCATACTTGAAATGATATTTACTTTAGATTGTTAAAATCGAGGGAATTGTGCAATCCACATTTTATTAATGATACTTTTACtatcatttttattatataattttcatttattagatcATATGACAAATTGTGAAAATATcattaaaaaatgaaatgccATTAACATTTCTCAAAATCAATACTTAATTTCAGCCGAAGCGCGTAATATTTCAAACCCCTCCATCAAGAGTCAAGATCTTTGACATCACTTTTCTAAAATtgtttccaaataatatttttacgTATATTGCCTTATTCAATATTTGCATTTCCAATTtactctttttaattttttatgcttatttctttattttcctttatCACGAGGCAAAACTACAGC
The DNA window shown above is from Coffea arabica cultivar ET-39 chromosome 5e, Coffea Arabica ET-39 HiFi, whole genome shotgun sequence and carries:
- the LOC113743279 gene encoding callose synthase 12-like, translating into MGHRQRQPPPLQTGPPPPYRQNPGPQYPTRQPQSNPPSSSQQHRAEEDDVYNIIPVHNLLADHPSLRYPEVRAAAAALRAVGDLRRPPFSPWLPHYDLLDWLALFFGFQASNVKNQREHLVLHLSNAQMRLTPPPDNIDSLDPSVLRRFRKQLLKNYSSWCSFLRLKSNVWISDSTRHASDPRRELLYVSLYLLIWGESANLRFAPECLCFIFHNMAMELNKILEGYTDENTGSPFLPSISGENAFLNRIVKPIYEAIKAEVENSRNGTAPHSAWRNYDDINEYFWSRRCLEKLKWPMDTGSTFFVTTNKGKKVGKTGFVEQRSFWNLFRSFDKLWIMLILFLQAAIIVAWEQRQYPWQALERRPVQVKVLTVFFTWSGLRFLQSLLDFGMQYGLVSRETKMLGVRMVLKSVVSAGWIVVFGAFYARIWSQRNADRGWSAATNRRIVNFLEVALVFIVPEILALALFILPWIRNFLENTNWRIFYMLSWWFQSRTFVGRGLREGLVDNIKYTFFWVVVLATKFAFSYFMQIKPMIVPTKALLDLKNVNYEWHEFFSRSNRFAVGLIWLPVVVIYFMDIQIWYSIYSAIVGVGVGLFEHLGEIRNMQQLRLRFQFFASAIQFNLMPEEQLLHARGSLKSKFRDAINRLKLRYGFGRPFKKLESNQVEANKFALIWNEIILIFREEDIISDHEVELLELPQNTWNVRVIRWPCLLLCNELLLALSQAKELVDAPDKWLWFKVSKNEYRRCAVIESYDSVRHFLLEIVKRNTEEHSIIRTFFQEIDEWIQMEKFTKQYKMTALPQIHDKLVKLLDLVLKPKTDVNKVVNALQALYETAIRDFLKEQRSPDQLREDGLAPQRPASSSGLLFENSVELPGQDNEIFYRQARRLYKILTSHDSMLKVPANLEARRRIAFFSNSLFMNMPHAPQVEKMMAFSVLTPYYNEEVLYSKEQLRTENEDGISTLYYLQTIYSDDWKNFLERMKREGMVDEKELWTMKIRDLRLWASYRGQTLARTVRGMMYYYRALKMLAFLDSASEMDIREGARELGSMRRNDSMDHYSSEMSPSGRSLSRTSSSVSLLFKGHEYGTALMKFTYVVACQIYGSQKAKKDPHADDILYLMQNNEALRVAYVDEVTVGRDEKAYYSVLVKYDPQLQKEVEIYRVQLPGPLKLGEGKPENQNHAFIFTRGDAVQTIDMNQDNYFEEALKMRNLLEEFRRRYGIRKPTILGVREHIFTGSVSSLAWFMSAQEMSFVTLGQRVLANPLKIRMHYGHPDVFDRFWFLTRGGISKASRVINISEDIFAGFNCTLRGGNVTHHEYIQVGKGRDVGLNQVSMFEAKVASGNGEQVLSRDVYRLGHRLDFFRMLSFFYSTVGFFFNTMMIVLTVYAFLWGRLYLALGGVEGSANSKTNNNRALATILNQQFIIQLGIFTALPMIVENSLEHGFLNAVWEFITMQLQLSSVFYTFSMGTRAHYFGRTILHGGAKYRATGRGFVVQHKSFAENYRLYARSHFVKAIELGLILTVYASYSPIAKGTLVYILLTISSWFLVVSWLLAPFVFNPLGFDWLKTVYDFDDFMNWIWYRGGVFAKAEQSWEQWWYEEQDHLRTTGLWGKVLEIILDLRFFFFQYGIVYQLGIAAGSKSILVYLLSWIFVVVALGLYLIVAYARDKYSAKEHIYYRLVQFLVVILVIVVIIALLEFTHFKFGDLFISLLAFVPTGWGFILIAQVLRPFLQKTMIWDIVVSVARLYDIMFAVIVLAPVAVLSWLPGFQSMQTRILFNEAFSRGLQIFQIITGKKPKGDV